One window of Chryseobacterium indologenes genomic DNA carries:
- the mscL gene encoding large conductance mechanosensitive channel protein MscL: MGFVKEFKEFAFKGNVLDLAVGVIIGAAFGKIVSSLVEDVITPLILNPALKAAGAENIAKLTWNGVAYGNFLSAVISFLCIAMVLFWIIKLANKVNKKDAPAPAGPTEDQKLLTEIRDLLKSKNI, translated from the coding sequence ATGGGATTTGTAAAAGAATTTAAAGAGTTTGCCTTTAAGGGGAATGTTCTCGATCTTGCTGTCGGTGTGATCATTGGTGCAGCATTTGGTAAAATTGTTTCGTCTTTGGTAGAAGATGTAATCACTCCTCTGATACTGAATCCGGCATTAAAAGCAGCCGGCGCAGAAAATATTGCAAAACTTACATGGAACGGGGTTGCGTATGGAAATTTCCTTTCAGCAGTAATCAGCTTCCTTTGTATTGCCATGGTTCTTTTCTGGATCATCAAACTAGCCAATAAAGTCAACAAAAAAGATGCTCCGGCTCCTGCAGGACCTACAGAGGATCAAAAACTACTGACAGAGATCAGAGATTTGTTGAAAAGCAAAAATATATAA
- a CDS encoding LNS2 domain-containing protein has protein sequence MELEYIEHISPILKDGVKNYLIDIDGTITDDVPNEEPERMVTCEPYPDALETVNRWYDEGHQICFFTSRTENLKQITIDWLDKHGFKYHSVLCGKPRGGNYHWIDNHLVRATRYKGRFTDLVEKQVTIEVFKEDGE, from the coding sequence ATGGAATTAGAATACATTGAACACATTAGTCCTATTCTAAAGGATGGCGTAAAAAATTACTTAATAGATATCGACGGAACCATTACAGATGACGTTCCAAACGAAGAACCGGAAAGAATGGTTACCTGCGAACCTTATCCTGATGCACTGGAAACTGTCAACAGATGGTATGATGAAGGGCACCAGATCTGCTTTTTTACTTCAAGAACCGAAAATCTGAAACAAATCACTATTGACTGGCTGGATAAGCATGGTTTCAAATACCACAGCGTACTTTGCGGAAAACCAAGAGGAGGAAATTATCACTGGATAGACAATCACCTGGTAAGAGCTACAAGATACAAAGGAAGATTTACGGATTTGGTAGAAAAACAAGTGACCATTGAAGTATTCAAAGAAGACGGCGAATAA
- a CDS encoding D-2-hydroxyacid dehydrogenase, whose product MKVLANDGLDQSGIDALTEKGFEVITTKVPQEFLVDYINEHKIRTLLVRSATQVRKDIIDGCPSIDIIGRGGVGMDNIDVDYAREKGIHVINTPSASSESVAELVFAHLFSGARFLQDSNRKMPLVGDTEFSGLKKAYAAGIELRGKTIGIVGMGRIGQEVARIALGLGMRVVAADNNVGKASIKVKFYNNQFINVDIETEPLQEVLKHSDFITLHVPAQKDGYMIGQNEFEIMKDGVAVVNCSRGGVIDEAALIQALDSGKVRFAGLDVFINEPTPSKEILNHSKISLTPHTGASTLEAQDRIGLSLAEQISSILQIQ is encoded by the coding sequence ATGAAAGTTTTAGCAAACGACGGCCTGGATCAATCCGGAATAGATGCATTGACAGAAAAAGGCTTTGAAGTGATTACTACAAAAGTTCCACAGGAGTTTTTGGTAGATTATATTAACGAGCACAAAATCCGTACTCTATTGGTGAGAAGTGCTACGCAGGTAAGAAAAGATATTATTGACGGATGCCCATCTATCGACATTATTGGAAGAGGTGGAGTAGGTATGGATAATATTGATGTAGACTATGCAAGAGAAAAAGGAATCCACGTGATCAATACTCCTTCTGCTTCTTCGGAATCGGTAGCTGAGCTTGTTTTTGCTCATTTATTTTCCGGAGCAAGATTTCTTCAGGATTCTAACAGAAAAATGCCTTTGGTAGGAGATACTGAATTTTCAGGTCTTAAAAAAGCTTATGCTGCCGGTATTGAACTGAGAGGAAAGACGATTGGTATCGTGGGAATGGGAAGAATCGGGCAGGAAGTGGCAAGAATTGCTTTAGGACTTGGGATGAGAGTGGTTGCTGCTGATAATAATGTAGGAAAAGCGAGTATCAAAGTAAAGTTTTATAACAACCAGTTTATCAATGTTGATATCGAAACTGAGCCATTGCAGGAGGTTTTAAAGCATTCAGACTTTATTACGCTGCATGTTCCGGCTCAAAAGGATGGCTATATGATTGGTCAGAATGAATTTGAAATCATGAAAGACGGAGTAGCTGTTGTGAACTGTTCCAGAGGAGGAGTTATTGATGAAGCAGCTTTAATTCAGGCCTTAGATTCCGGAAAAGTAAGATTTGCCGGATTGGATGTTTTCATTAATGAACCAACACCTTCTAAGGAAATTCTTAATCATTCTAAAATCTCTCTTACCCCTCACACGGGAGCTTCTACTCTTGAAGCACAGGACAGAATTGGGCTTTCTTTGGCTGAGCAGATTTCAAGTATTTTACAGATTCAATAA
- a CDS encoding NAD(P)H-hydrate dehydratase has protein sequence MKIFTAEQIRSWDHFTISHEPVSSIQLMERASMAAAHWISEHCKNHKKLAVFCGNGNNGGDGLAVARILYLKGFDVDVFVGDSKRKFSEDALVNLKRLRDLSGISVRKFDQSEHYNFDDKTIIIDALFGTGLSRSLEGELKGLVEQLNSKKNIKISIDVPSGLSSDEIFDNGPVILKSDYTLTFQGWKRTFLHPETGKYTGKVEVLDIDLNKTYADTTDAEYFIIDDPLIESIFRPRQEFSHKGSYGKAAIIGGSYGKIGAAVLATQSALKTGAGLTFTLAPECGYEILQTSCPEAMFIEGGEQFITKFEIDKDLIYGIGPGLGNHPDTEKSFLSFLKNYSSPLILDADALNIISKKSGNLKLIPKKSIITPHPKEFERLFGSTENSFKRLELAREKAKEYHIYIVLKDHHTQVITPEGNVFYNITGNAGLAKGGSGDILTGILTSLLAQGYSEEETCILGIWLHGRSADLASERHSKESMLPTDVIGEFGSVFEELNRKVARSL, from the coding sequence ATGAAGATTTTTACCGCAGAACAGATTCGCAGCTGGGATCATTTTACAATTTCCCATGAACCGGTTTCATCCATCCAGTTGATGGAAAGAGCTTCAATGGCAGCAGCCCACTGGATTTCGGAACATTGTAAAAATCATAAAAAGCTGGCCGTATTCTGTGGCAACGGAAACAATGGAGGAGATGGATTGGCGGTAGCAAGAATACTGTACCTCAAAGGTTTTGATGTCGATGTATTTGTAGGAGATTCCAAACGGAAATTTTCAGAAGATGCTTTGGTCAACCTGAAAAGGCTCCGCGATTTATCAGGAATTTCAGTCAGAAAATTTGATCAGAGCGAACACTATAATTTTGATGATAAAACAATTATTATTGATGCTCTTTTCGGAACAGGTTTATCCAGATCGTTGGAAGGGGAGTTGAAAGGACTTGTAGAGCAACTGAACTCTAAAAAGAATATTAAGATATCCATTGATGTGCCTTCCGGATTATCTTCAGATGAAATTTTTGATAATGGTCCCGTTATTCTGAAATCTGATTACACACTGACTTTTCAAGGCTGGAAAAGAACTTTCCTTCACCCCGAAACCGGAAAATATACCGGTAAAGTAGAAGTACTGGATATTGATTTAAACAAAACCTATGCTGATACAACGGATGCAGAATACTTTATCATTGATGATCCGTTGATAGAATCTATATTCAGGCCCAGACAGGAATTTTCTCATAAAGGAAGCTATGGTAAAGCTGCAATCATAGGAGGAAGCTATGGGAAAATAGGAGCTGCCGTTCTGGCTACACAATCTGCCTTAAAAACCGGAGCTGGACTCACCTTTACGCTGGCACCGGAATGTGGATATGAGATACTCCAGACCTCTTGTCCTGAGGCTATGTTTATAGAAGGAGGGGAACAGTTTATAACAAAATTTGAGATAGACAAAGACCTTATCTATGGCATAGGACCTGGACTGGGAAATCATCCGGATACTGAGAAAAGTTTTCTGAGCTTTCTGAAAAACTATTCCAGCCCGTTGATTCTGGATGCCGATGCATTGAATATTATTTCTAAAAAATCAGGAAATCTGAAATTAATCCCCAAAAAATCAATTATTACGCCTCATCCAAAAGAGTTTGAAAGGCTTTTCGGAAGTACAGAAAATTCTTTTAAAAGACTTGAACTAGCCAGAGAGAAGGCAAAAGAGTATCATATTTATATCGTATTGAAAGATCATCATACACAAGTTATTACTCCGGAGGGAAATGTGTTTTACAATATAACGGGAAATGCGGGTCTTGCGAAAGGAGGCAGTGGGGATATCCTTACCGGAATTCTGACTTCACTTTTAGCACAGGGCTATTCTGAGGAGGAAACCTGTATTCTGGGAATATGGCTTCACGGAAGATCGGCTGATCTTGCTTCAGAAAGACATTCAAAAGAATCTATGCTTCCCACGGATGTTATTGGTGAATTTGGAAGCGTTTTTGAGGAGCTGAACAGGAAAGTTGCCAGAAGTTTGTAA